One window of the Sparus aurata chromosome 17, fSpaAur1.1, whole genome shotgun sequence genome contains the following:
- the LOC115567133 gene encoding calcium-transporting ATPase type 2C member 1-like, with protein MLKKRELLLSERQPSSEDETMVPVLTSRKASELPVNEVACVLQADLQLGLTQEEVSRRRAYHGWNEFDISEEEPLWRKYILQEESPVETQSEDER; from the exons ATGCTGAAGAAACGGGAGCTGTTG ctTTCCGAGAGACAACCTTCCAGTGAAGATGAGACCATGGTCCCGGTACTAACCTCCAGAAAAGCCAGCGAACTCCCCGTCAACGAAGTAGCGTGTGTCCTGCAG GCCGACCTGCAGTTGGGCCTGACCCAGGAGGAGGTGAGCAGGAGGCGAGCCTACCATGGCTGGAACGAGTTCGACATCAGTGAAGAGGAGCCGCTATGGAGGAAATACATCTTACAG gAGGAGTCACCAGTGGAAACTCAGTCAGAGGACGAACGTTAA
- the LOC115567798 gene encoding DENN domain-containing protein 4B-like: MEAAGGKFSDAGLLSGRSSQVTVAYLSPLVLRKELESLLENEGEAVLAQPQFLENHSIIYWNLVWYFQRLGLPSNLLQLVRASALVSQFTQSESSAVRVRLLWDTLTPDTDQWPPPLHPLEDPQWRPNEKLQLAETQPPVHPVLPGGGAAVGRHERGAQSRHPLPGHAGQTAGLGLDAEEFVQRVPLPHAGSYGQRSRRCVR; encoded by the exons ATGGAAGCAGCCGGAGGGAAGTTTTCTGATGCTG GGCTCCTCAGTGGGCGGAGCTCCCAGGTGACGGTGGCGTACCTGAGCCCGCTGGTTCTGAGGAAGGAGCTGGAGAGTCTGCTGGAGAACGAGGGCGAGGCGGTTCTGGCTCAGCCTCAGTTCCTGGAGAACCACTCCATCATCTACTGGAACCTGGTGTGGTACTTCCAGCGCCTCGGGCTGCCCAGtaacctgctgcagctggtccGAGCCTCGGCGCTGGTCAGCCAGTTCACTCAG TCGGAGAGCTCTGCAGTGAGGGTGAGGCTCCTCTGGGACACCCTGACCCCCGACACAGACCAGTGGCCCCCCCCTCTACATCCTCTGGAGGATCCACA GTGGCGTCCCAATGAGAAGCTACAGCTGGCGGAGACACAACCACCCGTTCACCCTGTCCTTCCTGGAGGAGGTGCTGCGGTGGGTCGGCATGAACGAGGTGCACAAAGCCGTCACCCTCTTCCTGGACACGCTGGCCAAACAGCCGGGCTCGGCCTGGACGCAGAG gagtttgtacagagagtTCCTCTTCCTCACGCTGGCAGCTATGGGCAAAGATCACGTCG ctgcGTTCGATAA